The Hymenobacter sp. GOD-10R genome includes a window with the following:
- a CDS encoding GumC family protein produces the protein MAYPDTTSELLPTEAALPPQPLTWATYRRYWYLFALGLLVALTGAWLYLRYTVPQYSINMTILIKDKKDEPQQQRNERFNNLNEENASKNIDNEILLLKSNSLMQRVFANLDMQAAYYIKGRVGKQELYGENLPCRLLISRLDSSAYNKQVLLQVIDATHFTLGEANKPVQTYAFGQLLHTPYGEFTVVSKPANLAAFRQHPLLIRFQDRRQLAGSYAKKLGVSTINKQASLLTLNVTDAVPERGEAVLNKLVEVYNQEAVEDKNQLANNTIRFIDDRLKYLESDLTSVEKNVEKYSRENNVVNITSQVQQSLQEASGYNKQLSDFNIQLDVLSSIEQYINQPTEPNQLIPGTLSVQDPTLSGLITKFNELQLERERMLRTVQADNPLVLTMTDQLTNLRGSILENLRTLKNNLVITRRGLQAKSGQFGSRLQQMPTIERGLQEISRQQDLKKDLYLYLLQKREEAALALAGAVSNARIIDAAEAGESPVSPQKTAVVFIALMLGLGLPFAFVYVKNMFNDKVQSLQEVAWATGVPVLGELAHNRTRETIVISPNTRSPLAEMVRLLRTNYQLATSGTANQVMLVTSSRSGDGKTFVSLNLAASLLLAGKKVIIVNLDLRKPGSLSEAGELSGPGLSEYVTNEAVRVNDLVQPSTTVEGLYVVGSGELPANPAELLLSPRVGQLLNVLKESFDHIILDSAPIGQVADAYSVAPYVDATLYVVRYNVTQKAQLQFINKLRTEHTFNQLMVVLNDARPNNLSAYGYGQGYGYPEANKSKKSKKLV, from the coding sequence ATGGCATATCCCGATACGACTAGTGAGCTACTGCCTACGGAGGCAGCATTACCCCCCCAGCCGCTCACCTGGGCCACGTATCGTCGCTACTGGTACCTTTTTGCCCTTGGCTTACTAGTAGCGCTAACCGGCGCGTGGTTGTACTTGCGCTATACAGTGCCGCAGTACAGCATCAACATGACAATCCTTATCAAGGACAAGAAAGACGAGCCGCAGCAGCAACGCAACGAGCGCTTCAACAACTTGAATGAGGAGAATGCCAGCAAGAATATCGACAACGAAATTCTGCTGTTGAAATCGAACAGCTTGATGCAACGGGTTTTTGCGAACCTCGACATGCAAGCCGCTTACTACATCAAGGGCCGCGTGGGTAAGCAAGAGCTATATGGTGAAAACCTACCTTGCCGACTTCTGATCAGCCGCTTGGACTCTAGTGCGTATAACAAGCAAGTGCTGTTGCAAGTAATTGATGCAACGCATTTCACGCTAGGAGAAGCGAATAAGCCCGTCCAGACATATGCTTTCGGTCAGCTACTGCATACGCCTTACGGAGAATTCACTGTAGTAAGCAAGCCGGCCAACCTAGCTGCTTTTCGGCAACATCCTTTGCTGATTCGCTTCCAGGATCGGCGTCAATTAGCTGGCTCTTATGCCAAGAAGCTAGGGGTGTCGACTATCAACAAGCAAGCTAGCTTATTGACGCTCAACGTGACAGATGCAGTACCTGAGCGTGGCGAAGCTGTTCTCAATAAATTGGTGGAGGTCTATAACCAGGAGGCTGTAGAAGACAAGAATCAGTTGGCGAATAACACTATCCGCTTCATTGATGACCGCTTGAAATATCTAGAGTCGGATCTTACTTCGGTGGAGAAGAACGTGGAGAAGTACAGCCGGGAAAACAATGTAGTTAATATCACTTCGCAAGTTCAGCAGTCCTTGCAAGAGGCTAGCGGCTATAACAAGCAACTTTCTGACTTCAATATTCAGCTGGACGTACTGTCCTCGATTGAGCAATATATCAATCAGCCAACTGAGCCGAATCAGCTGATTCCAGGTACGTTGAGTGTGCAAGACCCCACCTTATCGGGGTTGATCACAAAGTTCAACGAACTGCAGTTAGAGCGCGAGCGAATGCTGCGTACTGTACAGGCCGACAATCCGCTGGTACTAACCATGACGGACCAGTTGACCAACTTGCGGGGTAGTATCCTGGAGAACTTACGTACGCTCAAAAATAACTTGGTAATCACACGGCGTGGCCTACAGGCTAAATCAGGGCAGTTTGGCTCGCGTTTGCAGCAAATGCCTACTATTGAGCGTGGTTTACAAGAAATCAGCCGTCAGCAGGACCTGAAAAAAGACCTGTATCTGTATCTGCTTCAAAAGAGAGAAGAGGCCGCATTAGCTTTGGCTGGTGCTGTGTCGAATGCTCGGATCATTGACGCTGCAGAAGCTGGCGAATCACCAGTGAGCCCGCAGAAAACAGCCGTTGTCTTCATTGCGCTGATGTTGGGCCTAGGTTTGCCGTTTGCCTTTGTTTATGTGAAGAACATGTTCAACGACAAAGTGCAGAGCTTGCAAGAAGTAGCGTGGGCCACCGGTGTTCCAGTACTTGGGGAGCTAGCGCACAATCGCACCCGCGAGACCATCGTAATATCGCCTAATACCCGCAGCCCCTTAGCAGAGATGGTACGCTTGCTGCGTACGAACTACCAGCTAGCAACTTCTGGCACTGCTAATCAGGTAATGCTGGTGACTTCAAGCCGAAGCGGCGATGGTAAAACGTTTGTCAGCTTGAACTTGGCAGCTAGCTTACTGCTGGCAGGCAAGAAGGTTATCATCGTAAACCTGGATCTGCGCAAGCCTGGCTCTTTGTCAGAAGCTGGTGAGCTTTCTGGTCCAGGTCTGAGCGAGTACGTGACCAACGAAGCAGTGCGGGTGAACGACCTCGTGCAGCCAAGCACGACAGTTGAAGGCCTGTATGTGGTAGGCTCTGGTGAGCTACCAGCTAACCCGGCCGAACTGCTGCTAAGCCCGCGCGTGGGACAACTGCTCAACGTACTGAAAGAGAGCTTTGATCATATTATTCTCGATTCGGCTCCTATTGGGCAAGTCGCAGATGCTTACAGCGTAGCTCCTTACGTAGACGCAACCTTGTATGTAGTGCGCTACAACGTCACGCAGAAAGCACAACTGCAGTTTATAAATAAGTTGCGCACGGAGCACACATTCAACCAACTAATGGTGGTATTGAACGACGCGCGCCCTAACAACTTATCTGCGTATGGCTATGGCCAAGGCTACGGCTACCCGGAAGCTAATAAGTCGAAAAAAAGCAAGAAATTAGTTTAA
- a CDS encoding polysaccharide biosynthesis/export family protein: MYFSNLKENDRYQTPPEAPVELRLQPNDLVSIKVSSLNPESNALFNRGVLAAPGAAATTLSAETTPTEGYLLDQNGNVDFPVLGKVKLAGMTNTEATTKMTGLLQQYVKSPIITIRLLNFKVTVIGEVNRPSTFLVPTQRITILEALGLAGDMTAYGRRENVLLVREQNQVRTTTRLDLNDKALLTSPFFYLQQNDVIYVAPDKIKQVQASTNALTLTLAGMGITVLAAVLFNFQNIFGTK; the protein is encoded by the coding sequence GTGTATTTCAGCAATCTGAAGGAGAATGACCGTTATCAAACTCCTCCTGAAGCACCCGTGGAATTGCGCTTGCAACCAAACGACCTAGTAAGCATCAAGGTGAGTAGCTTAAACCCAGAGTCTAATGCGCTCTTTAATCGTGGTGTGCTAGCTGCTCCAGGTGCCGCCGCCACCACGCTCTCTGCTGAAACTACTCCTACCGAAGGCTATTTACTGGACCAGAATGGAAACGTCGACTTTCCAGTATTAGGTAAAGTTAAGCTAGCTGGAATGACGAACACGGAGGCAACTACTAAAATGACTGGGCTACTACAGCAATACGTCAAGTCGCCCATCATCACAATTCGGCTCCTAAACTTCAAAGTGACGGTTATTGGAGAAGTAAACCGCCCGTCCACGTTCCTGGTGCCCACGCAGCGTATCACGATCTTGGAAGCACTCGGTTTGGCGGGAGACATGACGGCTTACGGACGTCGCGAAAACGTGCTGCTGGTTCGCGAACAGAACCAAGTACGCACCACGACGCGTTTGGACCTGAATGACAAGGCCTTGCTGACCTCACCCTTCTTTTATCTGCAGCAAAATGACGTAATTTATGTTGCGCCAGATAAGATCAAGCAAGTGCAGGCTAGCACAAACGCGCTGACGCTTACCCTAGCTGGCATGGGTATCACAGTACTAGCCGCAGTGCTTTTCAACTTCCAGAACATCTTTGGTACTAAATAG
- the purH gene encoding bifunctional phosphoribosylaminoimidazolecarboxamide formyltransferase/IMP cyclohydrolase, producing MQSQPIRAALISVYYKDQLEPLVALLKAHGVQLYSTGGTQKFLEDQGAEVTAVESLTGFPAVFGGRVKTLHPKVFGGILHRRHEPSDLEEAEQYEIPPIDLVIVDLYPFEETVAAGAPEADVIEKIDIGGISLLRAAAKNYQDVLVVSSRDQYAAVTELLTQKNGATELEDRRYYAAAAFEATSHYDTQIFGCLSQGTTLQDTALKISQKPATPLRYGENPHQAGAFYGDLAALFDQLHGKQLSYNNLVDVDAAVALIAEFTDGQPACAILKHTNACGVAQAASLHDAYLNALACDPVSAFGGVIIVNQPVDEATAVELNKLFFEVLIAPEFDEAALPLLQSKKNRVLLRQKPVAFPAKQVKTLLNGFIEQDADRKTETAADFQVVTQSAPTSEEVDALVFAAKICKHTKSNTIVLAKAGQLLASGVGQTSRVDALKQAIEKARTFGFDLHGAVMASDAFFPFPDCVKIAGDAGIRAVVQPGGSIKDKDSIAACDARGMAMVMTGVRHFKH from the coding sequence ATGCAGTCTCAGCCAATTCGCGCCGCCCTCATCTCGGTGTATTACAAAGACCAGTTAGAGCCGTTGGTGGCGCTGTTAAAAGCGCACGGTGTGCAGCTTTATTCAACGGGCGGTACACAGAAGTTTTTGGAAGACCAAGGTGCTGAAGTGACGGCAGTGGAAAGTCTGACCGGGTTTCCGGCCGTGTTCGGTGGCCGCGTCAAAACGTTACACCCCAAAGTATTCGGCGGTATTTTGCATCGGCGGCACGAACCCAGCGACCTAGAAGAAGCCGAGCAATACGAAATTCCGCCAATCGACTTGGTTATCGTCGATCTGTACCCTTTCGAGGAAACTGTTGCCGCGGGCGCTCCAGAGGCAGACGTAATTGAGAAGATTGATATCGGTGGAATTTCTTTGCTGCGGGCGGCGGCCAAAAACTATCAGGATGTATTAGTAGTGAGCAGCCGCGACCAGTATGCAGCCGTCACAGAACTGCTCACCCAAAAGAATGGCGCAACAGAGTTAGAAGATCGGCGCTATTATGCAGCGGCAGCTTTCGAAGCTACTTCGCACTACGATACGCAGATATTCGGGTGTCTAAGCCAAGGAACTACGTTGCAGGATACGGCGCTCAAGATCAGCCAAAAACCAGCCACACCTCTACGTTACGGCGAAAACCCGCACCAAGCAGGTGCTTTCTACGGCGACCTAGCTGCCCTGTTTGATCAACTGCATGGCAAGCAGCTTAGCTACAATAACCTAGTCGACGTGGATGCAGCGGTGGCGCTGATTGCCGAGTTTACGGACGGACAACCAGCCTGCGCTATTCTAAAGCACACCAATGCTTGCGGCGTTGCACAAGCCGCGTCACTACACGACGCATACCTAAATGCACTGGCATGTGACCCCGTATCGGCATTCGGTGGCGTTATCATTGTCAATCAACCTGTCGATGAAGCCACGGCGGTTGAACTCAACAAATTGTTTTTCGAAGTACTGATTGCGCCGGAGTTTGACGAGGCGGCACTTCCGCTGCTCCAAAGCAAGAAAAACCGGGTGCTATTGCGTCAGAAGCCCGTAGCTTTTCCTGCTAAGCAGGTGAAAACGCTACTTAATGGCTTTATCGAGCAAGATGCCGACCGCAAGACTGAAACTGCTGCCGATTTCCAAGTAGTTACTCAATCAGCACCCACGAGTGAAGAAGTAGATGCCTTGGTATTCGCTGCCAAGATCTGCAAGCACACAAAGAGCAATACCATCGTACTAGCCAAGGCTGGGCAGTTGCTCGCTTCTGGCGTAGGACAGACCTCACGCGTAGACGCGCTCAAGCAAGCTATTGAGAAAGCGCGCACATTCGGGTTCGACCTTCATGGGGCAGTAATGGCCTCCGATGCGTTCTTTCCTTTCCCCGATTGCGTAAAAATTGCAGGCGATGCAGGCATTCGAGCAGTGGTTCAGCCGGGTGGCTCTATCAAAGACAAAGACAGCATCGCAGCCTGCGATGCCCGTGGAATGGCTATGGTAATGACCGGAGTGCGCCACTTCAAGCATTAA
- a CDS encoding BamA/TamA family outer membrane protein, producing MRFLYVVLLLSTLSRLAYAQTATDSVATTANRSVSAKPAKSKADKPAFWPVPLAFYQQETGFAAGAAILPIWRFGTDTTVRKSNARLLAWFSQKKQTTIQLTHTIFTPEEKFYFSGELSYYDLVFNYYGIGNDTYKRNEVQIQYPLFVFDEKALAKVAPNLFVGLRYRLTNLGDVKLKDEQEYTVGNPPVVYDQLSGTTNLRGLGEQRNGIITSGLGPALLYDGRDNVLATYRGNFIDAHMLFNGSLLGSDYKFTRYQIDARHFNPLFGSNNTILALQFLGQYHSGDVPFRELGGMGATLGGSLYNNTYLMRGIYEARFRDRQFSTFQAEIRQKLFWRIDGVAFAGVGQVGYKISDYTFDGTKIAGGLGARFRFNRRDRLNIRLDYGVGSGGNSGIIFAVGEAF from the coding sequence AAAAGCAAAGCCGATAAGCCCGCTTTCTGGCCTGTACCACTCGCTTTCTACCAGCAAGAGACCGGTTTTGCGGCTGGCGCGGCTATCCTACCCATCTGGCGCTTTGGTACCGACACGACTGTACGTAAATCGAACGCTCGTCTTCTAGCTTGGTTCTCGCAAAAGAAACAAACTACTATCCAGCTTACGCATACCATTTTCACTCCAGAAGAGAAATTCTATTTCTCGGGTGAGCTAAGCTATTACGATCTGGTCTTCAACTATTACGGTATCGGCAACGATACCTATAAGAGAAACGAAGTACAGATTCAGTATCCACTGTTCGTATTCGACGAGAAGGCCCTAGCCAAAGTTGCTCCTAATCTGTTCGTCGGCCTGCGCTACCGCCTGACGAACCTAGGTGATGTAAAATTGAAGGACGAGCAAGAGTACACTGTTGGGAATCCTCCAGTCGTGTACGACCAACTCAGTGGCACTACTAATCTGCGTGGGCTAGGGGAGCAACGCAACGGCATCATCACCTCTGGCCTAGGTCCGGCCCTGCTCTACGACGGGCGCGACAACGTACTGGCCACGTACCGTGGTAACTTCATCGATGCACACATGCTCTTCAATGGCTCGTTGCTAGGTAGTGACTACAAATTCACTCGCTACCAGATAGATGCCCGCCACTTCAATCCCTTATTTGGGAGCAATAACACCATCTTGGCGCTGCAGTTCTTGGGTCAATATCACTCCGGTGATGTTCCCTTCCGGGAGCTAGGTGGTATGGGTGCTACTTTAGGAGGGTCGTTGTACAACAATACATACTTGATGCGTGGTATCTACGAAGCTCGCTTCCGCGACCGTCAGTTCTCGACTTTTCAAGCCGAAATTCGCCAGAAGCTATTTTGGCGGATTGATGGGGTAGCCTTTGCCGGTGTAGGACAAGTGGGATACAAAATCTCAGATTACACCTTTGATGGTACTAAAATAGCAGGTGGACTAGGCGCTCGTTTTCGCTTCAACCGCCGCGACCGGCTTAACATTCGTCTTGACTATGGTGTAGGTTCTGGCGGTAACTCCGGAATCATCTTCGCAGTTGGCGAAGCTTTCTAA
- a CDS encoding exopolysaccharide biosynthesis polyprenyl glycosylphosphotransferase, whose amino-acid sequence MAAYATLKEQGTMPNNFSYRQVEDAAFRAVLVKRVFDLLFASLVLIFLLSWLVPLIALLIKLDSKGPVFFKQLRTGKDGLPFYCFKFRSMRMSNDADHKQASRGDSRITRLGAILRKTSLDELPQFINVLRGEMSVVGPRPHMLKHTEDYARVIDNFMVRHAVMPGITGLAQVAGHRGETKELTAMTKRVNADIFYIKNWSFLLDVKIVLLTVKQAVKGSENAF is encoded by the coding sequence ATGGCCGCATACGCAACTCTAAAAGAGCAAGGAACAATGCCTAACAACTTTTCTTACCGTCAAGTTGAAGATGCTGCATTTCGCGCCGTTTTAGTAAAACGGGTCTTTGATTTACTATTTGCCTCTTTGGTATTGATCTTTTTGCTCAGCTGGTTGGTACCGCTGATTGCGCTTCTCATCAAGCTAGACTCTAAGGGTCCAGTTTTTTTCAAGCAACTGCGCACAGGCAAAGATGGGCTTCCCTTTTACTGCTTCAAGTTCCGCAGCATGCGTATGAGCAATGATGCTGATCATAAGCAAGCTAGCCGCGGCGATAGTCGCATCACTCGTCTCGGCGCTATCCTGCGCAAGACTAGTTTAGATGAGTTGCCTCAGTTTATCAACGTGCTGCGGGGAGAGATGTCAGTAGTAGGGCCGCGTCCGCACATGCTCAAACACACGGAAGATTATGCTCGCGTAATTGACAACTTCATGGTGCGCCACGCAGTAATGCCCGGCATCACAGGCCTCGCACAAGTAGCAGGTCACCGTGGCGAAACCAAGGAGCTTACCGCCATGACCAAGCGCGTAAACGCTGACATCTTCTACATCAAGAACTGGTCGTTCCTGCTTGATGTGAAAATCGTACTTCTAACTGTGAAGCAAGCAGTTAAAGGTAGCGAGAATGCTTTCTAA
- a CDS encoding glycosyltransferase, which yields MAKILYLGDNHPAATSSHRAKALERLGHSVDIQDVHKVVASQLDSPLLHAIHYRTGFRLLQGKITKWLTGLLEKNSAYDVVWVDSGELLSPASLNVLKSLGCPVVLYNLDDPTGKRDGRRFDVLLKALPLYDLVAVVRKESEEECRQLHAKRVLRVLRSYDEVAHKPFDSIDDIPASFRSEVVFIGTWMRHEKRDDFMMELLRQGVPLSIWGSRWSKSPHWETLKASYRGGNLSGRDYVAAIQGSKICLGLLSKGNRDLHTQRSLEVPYAGGLFCAERTTEHQEIYEEGKEAVFWADAAECATICKKLLSDDALRESIRLAGMRKIRAIGVGNEDICRKILAEVNIH from the coding sequence ATGGCTAAAATCCTTTACCTAGGTGACAATCACCCGGCTGCTACTTCTTCGCATCGGGCAAAAGCTCTTGAACGGTTAGGGCACAGCGTTGATATCCAGGACGTTCATAAAGTAGTAGCCTCGCAGCTAGATTCTCCGCTGCTCCACGCTATACATTACCGGACTGGCTTTCGGCTCTTACAAGGGAAGATTACCAAGTGGCTGACAGGCCTACTTGAGAAAAATTCAGCGTATGACGTTGTATGGGTCGATAGTGGTGAACTGCTGAGCCCAGCAAGCTTGAACGTGTTGAAAAGCTTAGGCTGCCCCGTTGTACTCTACAATCTTGATGACCCTACGGGCAAGCGCGACGGCCGGCGCTTCGATGTGCTGCTGAAAGCATTGCCGCTGTATGATCTGGTTGCCGTTGTGCGGAAGGAAAGTGAAGAGGAGTGCCGCCAGTTGCATGCGAAGCGCGTCTTGCGCGTCTTACGTAGTTACGACGAAGTGGCCCACAAGCCCTTCGATAGCATCGATGATATTCCCGCTTCATTCAGAAGTGAAGTCGTATTCATCGGTACGTGGATGCGCCATGAGAAGCGAGATGATTTTATGATGGAACTCCTGCGCCAAGGCGTACCGCTGAGCATTTGGGGCAGCAGATGGTCGAAATCACCCCATTGGGAGACACTCAAAGCTTCTTATCGGGGTGGTAACCTTAGCGGGCGCGATTATGTAGCGGCTATTCAAGGCTCTAAGATCTGTTTAGGTCTCTTATCGAAAGGCAACCGCGACTTGCACACCCAACGTTCGTTGGAAGTGCCGTATGCTGGCGGGCTGTTTTGCGCCGAGCGTACCACAGAGCACCAGGAGATCTATGAAGAAGGAAAAGAGGCTGTATTTTGGGCCGATGCGGCTGAGTGCGCCACCATCTGTAAAAAGCTGCTCAGCGACGACGCTCTTCGGGAAAGTATTCGCCTAGCAGGTATGCGCAAGATCCGGGCAATCGGTGTAGGTAATGAAGACATTTGCCGGAAGATCTTGGCGGAGGTCAACATTCACTAA